ACCAACGGCATAAGCAATTCGCATCAGCGAATCGGAGGTATCGGTGACACCGAAAAAGCTGACTTTAATAAAAGGAATATCAAAGACTTCTTCCATTTGTTTGGCCAGATAGGTCATTGAACCGGCACATTGGACCAGATTCAGTTGGGCCGTTGGGGCTTTTTTCAGATCGTCAACTTTGGCATCGCCGGTAATGTTGGCGACGACTTTAACACCAATGCGGCGTAAATAATTTTTAATAATCCACATTTCACCGGCCAGATTAAAATCGCCGAGAATGTTAACACCGAGTGTTTTTTCAGGTAAAAATTCTGGAGTGACCAAATTCATGATGGCATTGCAGGCCATTTTATAACCGGTTTTCTTGGTTCCCGAGAACCCTGGTGATTTAACCGGAATCACACGAATGCCATATTTTTCTTCAGCATCGCGGCAGACCGCATCAATATCATCGCCGATTACCCCAACAATACATGTGGCATAAATAAAAATAACTTTGGGTGAGTGGGTGGCCACGACTTCGTCAACCGCGGCAGCTAATTTTTTTTGTCCGCCAAAGATAACGTCGCGTTCGCGCAGATCAGTCGAATAACTGTTTCGATAACCTTCTTCTTGACTGGATAAACTACCGCGGATATCCCAGGTATAACTGGCACAGCCAATCGGGCCGTGGATAATATGAAAGGCATCGGTGATCGGGTTTAAAACAACTCGGGCCCCACAGAAAACACAGGCACGTTGACTGACAGCGCCGGAGATACTTTCTGCTTCACATTTAATTCCGCTACCGTCTCCACTACATTCAGAATAACGAATAGATTGGGCTCGTTCTGGTAAAACAGCATTTTCGTTTCCCATTTTACAGCCTCCTTTCGAATAAAGGGGAGGAAAACCTCCCCTAAGTAATTACATAATCATT
This is a stretch of genomic DNA from Acetobacterium woodii DSM 1030. It encodes these proteins:
- the nifE gene encoding nitrogenase iron-molybdenum cofactor biosynthesis protein NifE, whose product is MGNENAVLPERAQSIRYSECSGDGSGIKCEAESISGAVSQRACVFCGARVVLNPITDAFHIIHGPIGCASYTWDIRGSLSSQEEGYRNSYSTDLRERDVIFGGQKKLAAAVDEVVATHSPKVIFIYATCIVGVIGDDIDAVCRDAEEKYGIRVIPVKSPGFSGTKKTGYKMACNAIMNLVTPEFLPEKTLGVNILGDFNLAGEMWIIKNYLRRIGVKVVANITGDAKVDDLKKAPTAQLNLVQCAGSMTYLAKQMEEVFDIPFIKVSFFGVTDTSDSLMRIAYAVGDKEVIQRAKVFIEEEKNRVLPLLDKYKKNLIGKKAAIYVGGGFKAISLIRQFSEFGMNTVMVGTQTGSKDDYEVIQSLVDDDAVILDDANPAELEAFMKEMGADILVGGVKERPLAYKLGVAFCDHNHERKHPLAGYEGTLNFASEINLSMNSPVWETISQGGKENV